One Burkholderia cepacia genomic window carries:
- a CDS encoding glutathione S-transferase family protein, which produces MLHILGKIPSINVRKVLWLCTELNLPFEQEDWGAGFRTTNDPAYLALNPNALVPVIKDDDFVLWESNTIIRYLANRYGGDALYPAEPQARARVDQWIDWQASDMNRSWVFAFQGLVRKSPDHQDPAGIAQSIAGWTKHMQVLNAQLDKTGAYVAGNTFTLADIPIGLSVNRWFGTPFEHPELPAVTRYVERLAARPGFEAYGGSKNP; this is translated from the coding sequence ATGCTGCACATCCTCGGCAAGATTCCGTCCATCAACGTCCGCAAGGTGCTGTGGCTGTGCACCGAGCTGAACCTGCCGTTCGAACAGGAAGACTGGGGCGCGGGTTTTCGCACGACCAACGATCCGGCCTATCTCGCGCTGAACCCGAACGCGCTCGTGCCCGTCATCAAGGACGACGATTTCGTGCTCTGGGAATCGAACACGATCATCCGCTACCTCGCGAACCGTTACGGCGGCGACGCGCTGTATCCGGCCGAGCCGCAGGCGCGTGCGCGGGTCGATCAATGGATCGACTGGCAGGCCTCGGACATGAACCGTTCGTGGGTATTCGCGTTTCAGGGCCTCGTGAGAAAGTCGCCCGATCACCAGGATCCGGCCGGCATCGCGCAGTCGATCGCGGGCTGGACGAAGCACATGCAGGTGCTGAACGCGCAACTCGACAAGACGGGCGCGTACGTGGCCGGCAATACGTTCACGCTCGCGGACATTCCGATCGGCCTGTCGGTGAACCGCTGGTTCGGCACGCCGTTCGAGCATCCGGAATTGCCGGCGGTTACGCGCTATGTCGAGCGCCTCGCCGCGCGTCCGGGCTTCGAAGCCTATGGCGGCAGCAAGAATCCCTGA
- a CDS encoding serine hydrolase domain-containing protein has translation MTTPFKPLLRRAAALALIAAIGYAGYMLSRLAPVATGYAAKALCSGVYVSGRPAASVIDVDIMAGVHPLLKLVHPSVDPARHLARATFAGFAGREADFRPGLGCTLAIGPSPGALPAALPDPAPPPAAPAAAPAPDDGVDAHKLQAALDRAFDEPDPARPRRTRAVVVMWRGQVIAERYAPGFTADTPLPGWSMTKTVTAALVGTLVAQHKLSPDTSALLPEWRGSGDPRAAITLDELLRMTSGLQFNEDYDDPLSDVALMLFTQPDTARFASAKPLAAAPGTQWSYSSGTSAIVARVMREALGGTETDYLAFPQHTLFAPLGMGSAVFEPDASGTLVSASYMYASARDWARFGQLLLQDGVWDGQRLLPAGWVRYLTRATPQSSRQEYGAQLWVKVPEPFNDRGPHAVAMPADAFHAVGHEGQFVSVVPSRQLVVVRLGLSRPEAAWNHEAFLARVLDAVPARSE, from the coding sequence ATGACGACACCCTTCAAGCCGCTGCTTCGACGCGCCGCCGCGCTCGCGCTGATCGCCGCGATCGGCTACGCGGGCTACATGCTGTCCCGGCTCGCGCCGGTCGCGACCGGCTATGCGGCGAAGGCGCTGTGTTCCGGCGTGTATGTATCGGGCCGCCCTGCCGCGTCCGTGATCGACGTCGACATCATGGCCGGCGTGCATCCGCTGCTCAAGCTGGTCCATCCGTCGGTCGACCCCGCCCGTCATCTGGCGCGCGCCACCTTCGCCGGCTTCGCCGGACGCGAAGCCGACTTCCGGCCCGGACTCGGCTGCACGCTCGCGATCGGGCCGTCGCCCGGCGCGTTGCCGGCCGCGCTGCCCGACCCGGCCCCGCCGCCCGCCGCGCCTGCGGCAGCGCCCGCGCCGGATGACGGCGTGGACGCGCACAAGCTGCAGGCCGCGCTCGACCGCGCGTTCGACGAGCCCGATCCGGCACGACCGCGGCGCACGCGCGCGGTCGTCGTGATGTGGCGCGGCCAGGTGATCGCCGAACGCTATGCGCCCGGCTTCACGGCCGACACGCCGCTGCCCGGCTGGTCGATGACGAAGACCGTGACGGCCGCGCTGGTCGGCACGCTCGTCGCGCAGCACAAGCTGTCGCCCGATACGTCGGCGCTGCTGCCCGAATGGCGCGGCAGCGGCGATCCGCGCGCGGCCATCACGCTCGACGAGCTGCTGCGGATGACGAGCGGCCTGCAATTCAACGAGGACTACGACGACCCGCTGTCCGATGTCGCGTTGATGCTGTTCACGCAGCCCGATACCGCTCGGTTCGCATCGGCGAAGCCGCTCGCGGCGGCACCCGGCACGCAGTGGTCCTACTCGAGCGGCACGAGCGCGATCGTCGCGCGCGTGATGCGCGAAGCGCTGGGCGGCACGGAAACCGACTATCTCGCGTTCCCCCAGCACACGCTGTTCGCGCCGCTCGGCATGGGCAGCGCGGTGTTCGAGCCCGACGCGTCCGGCACGCTCGTCAGCGCGTCGTACATGTATGCGAGCGCACGCGACTGGGCGCGCTTCGGGCAGCTTCTGCTGCAGGACGGCGTGTGGGACGGGCAGCGGCTGCTGCCGGCGGGCTGGGTACGCTACCTGACGCGCGCGACGCCGCAGTCGTCGCGCCAGGAGTACGGCGCGCAGCTGTGGGTCAAGGTGCCGGAGCCGTTCAACGATCGCGGCCCGCATGCGGTCGCGATGCCGGCCGACGCGTTTCATGCGGTCGGCCATGAAGGCCAGTTCGTGAGCGTGGTGCCGAGCCGTCAACTGGTGGTCGTGCGGCTCGGGCTGTCGCGGCCGGAGGCCGCGTGGAACCACGAGGCGTTTCTCGCGCGCGTGCTCGACGCGGTACCGGCGCGCAGCGAGTGA
- a CDS encoding bifunctional allantoicase/(S)-ureidoglycine aminohydrolase, with protein sequence MSKTTYYAPHGGHPPQTDLLTDRAMFTEAYAVIPKGVMRDIVTSWLPFWTNTRLWVIARPLSGFAETFSQYIVEVNPGGGSDKPEQDKNAEAVLFVVEGEAELTLQGTKHVLKPGGYAFIPPGADWTLHNVSDAAVRFHWVRKHYQAVDGIPLPEAFVTNEQDVEPIPMPGTDGAWVTTRFVDMSDMRHDMHVNIVTFQPGGVIPFAETHVMEHGLYVLEGKAVYRLNQDWVEVEAGDFMWLRAFCPQACYSGGPGRFRYLLYKDVNRHMNLTLNPAR encoded by the coding sequence ATGTCTAAGACAACGTATTACGCGCCGCATGGCGGCCACCCGCCGCAGACCGATCTGCTGACCGATCGCGCGATGTTCACCGAGGCGTACGCGGTGATCCCGAAGGGGGTGATGCGCGACATCGTCACGAGCTGGCTGCCGTTCTGGACGAACACGCGCCTGTGGGTGATCGCCCGCCCGCTGTCGGGTTTCGCGGAAACCTTCTCGCAGTACATCGTCGAAGTGAACCCGGGCGGCGGCAGCGACAAGCCCGAGCAGGACAAGAACGCCGAAGCCGTGCTGTTCGTCGTCGAGGGCGAAGCCGAGCTGACGCTGCAGGGCACGAAGCACGTGCTGAAGCCGGGCGGCTACGCGTTCATTCCGCCGGGCGCGGACTGGACGCTGCACAACGTCAGCGATGCCGCGGTGCGTTTCCACTGGGTGCGCAAGCATTACCAGGCCGTCGACGGCATTCCGCTGCCGGAAGCATTCGTGACCAACGAGCAGGACGTCGAGCCGATCCCGATGCCGGGTACCGACGGCGCGTGGGTGACGACGCGCTTCGTCGACATGAGCGACATGCGCCACGACATGCACGTAAACATCGTGACGTTCCAGCCGGGCGGCGTGATTCCGTTCGCTGAAACGCACGTGATGGAGCACGGGCTGTACGTGCTCGAAGGCAAGGCGGTCTATCGCCTGAACCAGGACTGGGTCGAGGTCGAAGCGGGCGATTTCATGTGGCTGCGCGCGTTCTGCCCGCAGGCATGCTATTCGGGTGGCCCCGGCCGCTTCCGCTACCTGCTGTACAAGGACGTGAACCGTCACATGAACCTGACGCTGAACCCGGCGCGCTGA
- a CDS encoding HIT family protein, whose protein sequence is MAYDTHNPFAKILRGELPCVKVAEDDTTLAIMDLMPQADGHVLVIPKEPAAQIFDLSGDAAAAGIRMTQRVAAAVRAALEPDGVFIGQFNGAAAGQTVPHVHFHVIPRWEGVALKLHARDVADAATLEALAQRIRARFV, encoded by the coding sequence ATGGCCTATGACACCCACAACCCGTTCGCAAAAATCCTTCGTGGCGAACTGCCGTGCGTGAAGGTCGCGGAAGACGACACGACGCTCGCGATCATGGATCTGATGCCGCAGGCCGACGGCCACGTGCTCGTGATCCCGAAGGAGCCGGCCGCGCAGATCTTCGACTTGTCCGGCGATGCCGCCGCGGCCGGCATCCGCATGACGCAGCGCGTCGCGGCGGCGGTGCGCGCGGCGCTCGAGCCGGACGGCGTGTTCATCGGCCAGTTCAACGGCGCGGCAGCCGGCCAGACGGTTCCGCACGTGCACTTCCACGTGATCCCGCGCTGGGAAGGCGTTGCGCTGAAGCTGCACGCGCGCGACGTCGCTGATGCGGCGACGCTCGAAGCGCTCGCGCAGCGCATTCGCGCGCGCTTCGTCTGA
- a CDS encoding SDR family oxidoreductase, with amino-acid sequence MNILVCGANGFIGRALCAQLDADGHRVLRGVHAGRRAAGPGEIAIDYARDVRPEHWRARLDGIDAVVNAVGILADRRGATLDAVHRAAPCALFDACCGAGVRRIVQISALGVERGDTAYFASKLAADAYLQTLPIDFRIVRPALVYGTDGASARFFRMLASLPVQVLPAGGRQRLRPVHVDDLAEVVARLIERPAAGDRIVDVVGNDEVEYREMLAIYRRAMGFPPAMRVSVPGALCGAAAALSGRMPGAMFTRDTWTMLRAGNTGELAASSAALGRPPRGLRAFIGAQAVALRHEALAAWRRPLLTGSLAIVWIWTAIASAFVHPLPASLALLAHVHLTGISALAALYAACALDFVFGIATVAAPSRRLWAAQAALIVAYSAVIAVTMPALLAEPFGPVLKNVPILAILLILFAEEERS; translated from the coding sequence ATGAATATCCTGGTTTGCGGCGCGAACGGCTTCATCGGGCGGGCACTGTGCGCGCAGCTCGACGCCGACGGCCATCGCGTGCTGCGCGGCGTGCATGCCGGGCGTCGGGCGGCGGGCCCCGGGGAGATCGCGATCGACTATGCGCGCGACGTGCGGCCCGAACACTGGCGCGCGCGGCTCGACGGGATCGATGCGGTGGTCAATGCGGTCGGCATCCTCGCCGATCGGCGCGGCGCGACGCTCGACGCCGTGCACCGTGCCGCGCCGTGCGCGCTGTTCGATGCGTGCTGCGGCGCCGGCGTCCGGCGGATCGTCCAGATTTCCGCGCTGGGCGTCGAACGCGGCGATACCGCGTATTTCGCGAGCAAGCTCGCCGCCGACGCGTACCTGCAGACGCTGCCGATCGATTTCCGGATCGTGCGGCCCGCGCTCGTCTACGGCACGGACGGCGCGTCCGCGCGGTTTTTCCGGATGCTCGCGAGCCTGCCCGTGCAGGTGCTGCCGGCGGGCGGCCGTCAGCGGCTGCGCCCCGTGCACGTGGACGATCTCGCCGAAGTCGTCGCGCGGCTGATCGAGCGGCCCGCCGCAGGCGACCGCATCGTCGACGTGGTCGGCAACGACGAAGTCGAATACCGCGAGATGCTCGCGATCTACCGGCGCGCGATGGGGTTTCCGCCTGCGATGCGCGTCAGTGTGCCGGGGGCGCTCTGCGGCGCGGCGGCGGCGCTGTCCGGGCGGATGCCAGGCGCGATGTTCACGCGCGACACGTGGACGATGCTGCGCGCCGGCAATACCGGCGAGCTCGCCGCGTCGAGCGCGGCGCTCGGCCGGCCGCCGCGCGGCCTGCGCGCGTTCATCGGCGCGCAGGCCGTGGCGCTGCGCCACGAAGCGCTCGCGGCGTGGCGGCGTCCGCTGCTGACGGGCTCGCTCGCGATCGTGTGGATCTGGACGGCCATCGCCAGCGCGTTCGTCCATCCGCTGCCCGCGAGCCTCGCGCTGCTCGCGCACGTGCACCTGACCGGAATCTCCGCGCTGGCCGCGCTCTATGCGGCATGCGCGCTCGATTTCGTATTCGGCATCGCGACCGTCGCCGCGCCTTCACGGCGCCTGTGGGCTGCGCAAGCGGCGCTGATCGTCGCGTACTCGGCCGTCATCGCGGTCACGATGCCGGCGCTGCTCGCGGAACCGTTCGGCCCCGTGCTCAAGAACGTGCCGATTCTCGCGATCCTGTTGATCCTGTTTGCTGAGGAGGAGCGTTCGTGA
- a CDS encoding DUF2269 family protein: MNTYLVVKALHILSSVLLVGTGFGTAFYLFFANRTQSVPAIAAVSRLVVRADWWFTTPAVIFQPASGLWLAHTAGWPWHTPWLVASLGLYLLAGACWLPVVWLQLELASMAKRAHANGDAALPERYWRYAKRWELLGYPAFFAMLSVYFLMVLKPM; this comes from the coding sequence GTGAATACCTATCTCGTCGTCAAGGCGCTTCACATCCTGTCCTCGGTGCTGCTGGTCGGCACCGGGTTCGGCACCGCGTTCTACCTGTTCTTCGCGAACCGCACGCAGTCGGTGCCCGCGATCGCGGCCGTGTCGCGCCTCGTGGTGCGCGCGGACTGGTGGTTCACGACGCCGGCCGTGATCTTCCAGCCGGCATCGGGGCTCTGGCTCGCGCACACCGCCGGCTGGCCGTGGCATACGCCGTGGCTCGTCGCGTCGCTCGGCCTGTACCTGCTCGCGGGCGCGTGCTGGCTGCCGGTCGTGTGGCTGCAGCTCGAACTCGCATCGATGGCGAAGCGCGCGCATGCGAACGGCGACGCCGCATTGCCGGAGCGCTACTGGCGCTATGCGAAGCGCTGGGAACTGCTCGGCTATCCGGCGTTCTTCGCGATGCTGTCCGTCTACTTCCTGATGGTGCTCAAGCCGATGTGA